A genomic region of Nitrosomonas ureae contains the following coding sequences:
- a CDS encoding Rne/Rng family ribonuclease — MKRMLFNATQPEELRVAIVNGQTLIDLDIESVSKEQRKSNIYKAVITRVEPSLEAAFVDYGCERHGFLPFKEIAPSCFAESSNPNARIQDLLQEGQELIVQVDKDERGTKGAALTTYISLAGRYLVLIPNNSNSGGVSRRITGEERNDLREVIAKLEIPTGMSIIARTAGIGRSKEELQWDLNYLTQLWYAIEEAANNQDGVFLIYQESSLVIRAIRDYFSQEIGEILIDSRDIYEQASQFMAHVMPANVDRLKFYHDDVPLFSRFQIEHQIETAYSRQVSLPSGGAIVIDHTEALVSVDVNSARAIRGLDIEHTALNTNLEAADEIARQLRLRDLGGLIVIDFIDMDVQRNQREVEARLHEALRQDRARIQVGKISRFGLLELSRQRLRPSLGESNYIPCTRCQGTGFIRGTDSSALHILRIIQEEAMKENTNTLHVQLPVDVATFLLNEKRAEIYDIEMRQRINIVLIPNIHIETPNYSINRLRQEDLRSNEAVASYKLVEKNTEDNNLVFSEQKNKPIRPQAAVQGITPTLPAPVREDKSRDTSLLDKFFSWFKPVKNEEIKSDPEKKQQIDIDKNKMSQERTRSRGRRGRNRNERNKDASMHKPVKSGELTDSGTTAAIPEEYPISAVFGDTLEQSTERKNVGSKSSPQYHPDSDEKSLPDNALISETENHDGIDAKPVDRKRTRRHRGNKNRDQSARAKTLVENQDISDTPSTNEDNSANFIQDIETSTQVIEPAKKQSVRKEVTKHPADNSEITGSNNLPDESSLVQQQEVPVTKALPDFTESGLVMIETPPEKVELATEEIVNPKRPRRRKTKQISDAPVEPLMQIETRE, encoded by the coding sequence ATGAAACGAATGTTATTTAATGCGACACAACCTGAAGAGTTGCGCGTTGCAATAGTAAACGGTCAAACGCTGATCGACCTCGATATAGAATCTGTAAGCAAAGAACAACGTAAAAGCAATATCTATAAAGCTGTTATTACACGCGTCGAACCCAGCCTGGAAGCTGCGTTTGTTGATTACGGCTGTGAAAGACATGGTTTCTTACCATTTAAAGAAATCGCCCCCTCGTGTTTTGCTGAAAGCAGCAATCCTAATGCGCGAATCCAGGATCTTCTGCAAGAAGGACAAGAACTCATTGTTCAAGTCGATAAAGACGAACGAGGAACTAAGGGTGCTGCATTAACGACTTATATCTCTCTGGCTGGCCGGTATTTGGTTTTAATCCCTAATAATTCCAATAGTGGCGGCGTGTCGCGTCGCATCACAGGTGAAGAACGCAATGATTTACGCGAAGTCATTGCAAAACTTGAAATTCCCACAGGGATGAGCATTATTGCCAGAACTGCCGGAATCGGTCGCAGTAAAGAAGAACTGCAATGGGATTTGAACTATCTGACACAACTTTGGTATGCCATTGAAGAAGCTGCCAATAATCAGGATGGTGTTTTTCTGATTTATCAAGAAAGCAGCCTGGTTATCCGCGCAATTCGTGATTATTTTAGTCAAGAAATTGGTGAAATCCTGATTGACAGCCGTGATATCTATGAACAGGCCAGTCAATTTATGGCACACGTTATGCCTGCAAATGTGGATCGCCTTAAGTTTTATCACGATGATGTCCCCTTATTCTCACGCTTTCAAATTGAACATCAAATAGAAACAGCCTATTCCAGACAGGTTTCTCTTCCTTCAGGCGGTGCGATCGTTATCGATCACACTGAAGCATTGGTTTCGGTTGACGTAAACTCAGCCCGTGCAATCCGCGGTCTGGATATCGAGCATACTGCGCTCAATACCAATCTTGAAGCAGCGGATGAAATTGCTCGTCAATTGCGATTAAGGGATTTGGGTGGATTAATTGTTATCGATTTTATCGATATGGATGTACAGCGCAATCAGCGTGAAGTTGAAGCTCGATTGCATGAGGCATTGCGGCAAGACCGCGCGCGTATTCAAGTGGGGAAAATTTCGCGTTTTGGATTACTGGAATTATCCCGTCAACGTTTACGTCCATCATTAGGGGAAAGCAATTACATTCCATGCACACGATGCCAAGGCACTGGCTTCATCCGTGGAACCGATTCTTCGGCGCTGCATATACTAAGAATCATCCAGGAAGAAGCCATGAAAGAAAACACCAACACGTTACATGTTCAATTGCCGGTTGATGTGGCCACCTTCTTGCTAAACGAAAAACGTGCGGAAATTTATGACATTGAAATGCGTCAAAGGATCAATATTGTTCTGATCCCCAACATTCATATTGAAACACCTAACTATAGTATTAATCGTTTACGCCAGGAAGACCTGAGATCAAATGAAGCAGTCGCCAGTTATAAATTGGTGGAAAAAAATACTGAAGATAACAATCTAGTATTTTCCGAACAGAAAAATAAACCTATCCGTCCTCAAGCTGCGGTTCAAGGTATAACCCCTACTCTACCCGCACCGGTACGGGAAGATAAATCACGCGACACTTCGTTGTTGGATAAATTCTTCAGTTGGTTTAAGCCTGTTAAGAATGAAGAGATCAAATCCGATCCTGAGAAAAAACAACAGATTGACATTGACAAAAACAAAATGTCTCAAGAACGCACGCGATCGAGAGGGCGACGTGGAAGAAATCGCAATGAGCGCAATAAGGATGCCTCTATGCACAAGCCGGTTAAATCAGGCGAATTGACAGATTCCGGTACCACCGCTGCGATACCGGAAGAATACCCCATCTCAGCGGTATTTGGTGATACGCTAGAGCAATCTACAGAACGAAAAAATGTCGGAAGCAAGTCTTCTCCGCAATACCATCCGGATTCTGATGAAAAATCACTGCCAGACAATGCACTGATCAGTGAAACAGAAAATCATGACGGCATAGATGCAAAACCCGTGGATCGTAAACGTACGCGCCGGCATCGCGGAAATAAGAATCGCGATCAATCCGCACGCGCTAAAACTTTGGTTGAAAATCAGGATATTTCGGATACTCCATCGACTAATGAAGATAATTCGGCAAATTTTATACAGGATATTGAAACATCCACTCAGGTCATTGAACCTGCTAAGAAGCAATCCGTGAGAAAAGAAGTTACAAAACACCCTGCTGACAATTCTGAAATAACCGGTAGCAATAATCTTCCCGATGAATCATCTCTTGTACAACAACAGGAAGTCCCTGTAACTAAAGCACTTCCGGATTTCACGGAAAGTGGCCTCGTGATGATAGAAACACCGCCCGAAAAAGTTGAGCTGGCAACCGAAGAAATCGTTAATCCTAAAAGACCACGAAGAAGAAAAACCAAGCAAATCTCCGATGCTCCCGTTGAGCCGTTAATGCAAATCGAAACACGCGAATGA
- a CDS encoding RluA family pseudouridine synthase yields the protein MESITSITKERVKEDGDDQRIDNFLFKRFRNVPKNHLYQLVRSGQVRVNGKRIDANYRLRLGDMVRIPPVKIETKDSLNRTAITCLNFFSFTHLYEDDAVLAIDKPSGMAVHGGSNVSFGVIEQLRAQNPSWKFLELVHRLDRETSGVLLLAKKRSALVELHRQIREGLVEKHYLVMVKGKWLNAKQHVRLILDKYVTASGERRVAVVTSIRPGNKPMPSHSIFKLDKSWDNFSLLDAQIKTGRTHQIRVHLAHLGFPILGDDKYGNFEINKRLAKGGGDGKSKLMRMFLHAHSLQITHPVSGQRINLRSPLSSDLQKFIDDLDRI from the coding sequence ATGGAATCTATTACATCAATAACCAAAGAGCGTGTGAAAGAAGATGGAGATGATCAGCGGATCGATAATTTTTTATTCAAGCGATTTAGGAATGTACCCAAAAATCATTTGTATCAATTGGTAAGAAGTGGTCAGGTACGTGTTAACGGAAAGCGGATAGATGCTAACTATCGATTGCGATTAGGCGATATGGTGCGAATTCCACCAGTTAAAATTGAAACAAAAGATTCCTTAAATCGAACTGCAATTACTTGTTTAAATTTTTTCTCTTTTACTCATCTATATGAAGATGATGCAGTGCTGGCTATTGACAAACCAAGTGGAATGGCTGTTCATGGCGGAAGTAACGTCAGCTTTGGCGTGATCGAGCAATTACGTGCGCAAAACCCATCATGGAAATTTCTAGAGTTGGTGCACCGTTTGGATCGGGAAACTTCGGGTGTGCTGTTATTGGCAAAGAAACGCAGTGCATTGGTTGAATTGCATCGACAAATTCGCGAAGGCCTGGTGGAGAAACACTATTTGGTTATGGTCAAAGGTAAGTGGCTCAATGCTAAACAGCATGTAAGGCTGATACTTGACAAATATGTGACGGCCAGTGGTGAGAGGCGTGTTGCTGTAGTCACCAGCATTCGTCCTGGCAACAAGCCGATGCCTTCTCATTCGATATTTAAGCTGGATAAATCCTGGGATAATTTCAGTTTATTGGATGCACAAATAAAAACCGGACGCACGCATCAAATCCGTGTTCATCTTGCACATTTGGGTTTTCCCATTTTGGGAGATGATAAATATGGTAATTTTGAGATTAACAAGCGACTCGCTAAAGGTGGCGGGGACGGGAAGAGTAAACTGATGCGTATGTTTTTGCACGCTCATTCGTTGCAAATCACACACCCTGTTTCAGGACAGCGTATCAATCTGCGGTCGCCTTTGTCCAGTGATCTGCAGAAATTCATCGACGATCTGGATCGAATCTAA
- a CDS encoding arylesterase, whose translation MKKNFLIILIVVFTICAPAVASTKTILVFGDSLSSSYGISTEAGWVTLLEQRLQSKYADYRIINASISGETALGGRNRIRQALETHRPEIVIVELGGNDGLRGTSIQSIYENLAAIIEECQQNNALVLLAGMQLPPNYGKTYTQKFQAIFPQLAERYQIKLIPFLLAGFGDKHEFFQADGIHPTEVAQKKIVENVWEVLQTMFKTEQIATNPDI comes from the coding sequence ATGAAAAAAAATTTCCTGATTATTCTGATTGTTGTTTTTACTATCTGCGCTCCGGCAGTCGCATCCACCAAAACTATCTTGGTCTTTGGCGATAGCCTATCCTCCAGCTATGGCATATCGACCGAAGCAGGCTGGGTTACACTGCTGGAACAACGATTACAGTCAAAGTATGCTGATTATCGCATCATTAACGCAAGCATCAGTGGCGAAACGGCATTGGGTGGTCGCAATCGAATCCGACAAGCGCTTGAAACACATCGCCCCGAAATTGTTATCGTTGAACTTGGTGGAAATGACGGTTTACGCGGTACATCGATCCAATCCATTTATGAAAATCTAGCTGCCATTATAGAAGAATGTCAACAAAACAACGCACTGGTTTTACTTGCCGGCATGCAGTTACCACCGAATTATGGCAAAACGTATACGCAAAAATTCCAAGCCATCTTTCCGCAATTGGCCGAGCGTTATCAAATCAAATTAATACCATTCTTACTAGCTGGTTTTGGCGATAAACACGAATTCTTCCAAGCTGATGGAATACATCCTACCGAAGTCGCACAGAAAAAAATTGTAGAAAATGTCTGGGAAGTTTTGCAAACCATGTTTAAAACTGAACAAATTGCCACCAATCCGGATATTTAG
- a CDS encoding ABC transporter ATP-binding protein produces MLDNHVNQPILWTHALTKQVSTGDTQLTILQDIDLQVYAGEAVAIIGASGSGKSTLLGLLAGLDLPTAGKVHLDAVDIFTLDEDSRAALRGKILGFVFQSFQLLPALTAIENVMLPLELSQQNKNAEAIARKLLERVGLAKRLNHYPKQLSGGEQQRVAIARAFATDPKLLLADEPTGNLDSATGIQIIDLMFELNREHGTTLVLVTHDEVLSRRCSRQIRLADGKLVQ; encoded by the coding sequence ATGTTAGATAATCATGTTAATCAACCTATTCTTTGGACACATGCATTGACCAAGCAGGTCAGTACCGGAGATACACAACTTACGATATTGCAAGATATCGATCTGCAAGTGTATGCGGGTGAAGCTGTTGCAATTATAGGCGCATCCGGTTCGGGAAAATCTACTTTATTAGGCTTGCTGGCAGGATTGGATTTGCCAACCGCAGGGAAAGTTCATCTGGATGCAGTCGATATTTTTACATTGGATGAGGATAGCCGCGCGGCTTTGCGCGGGAAAATTTTGGGTTTTGTTTTTCAATCGTTTCAATTATTACCCGCGTTAACAGCGATTGAGAATGTGATGTTGCCTTTGGAGCTTTCTCAACAGAACAAAAATGCTGAAGCGATTGCCCGGAAATTGTTGGAGCGCGTAGGACTGGCCAAACGCCTGAATCATTATCCTAAACAATTGTCCGGGGGAGAGCAGCAACGGGTTGCCATTGCACGTGCTTTTGCCACGGATCCTAAGTTATTGCTGGCGGACGAGCCCACTGGGAATCTTGACTCGGCTACCGGTATACAGATCATTGATCTTATGTTTGAGCTTAATCGTGAGCATGGTACGACATTGGTTCTGGTTACTCATGATGAAGTATTGTCACGGCGCTGTTCGCGTCAGATTCGCTTGGCGGACGGCAAATTGGTGCAATAG
- a CDS encoding ABC transporter permease → MSHLKLSFRMLCRDWRAGELNVLVLALIIAVSGMTTVGFFAERVELALTRESNQLLGADLLVISSRPLPEMYADEASRLGLTISSLTKFPSLISDGENNLLTEIKAVTEGYPLRGRIHLASRSSMSRAEQPEITIADTIPQPGTIWVDEKVMTRLDLKANDVVDVGAAQLTVTELVVREPDHSVGFINMGARAMINASDLSETDLIQEGSRVSYQLLVAGEVKAVQQFRDWIKPQLTKTQRVEGIRDARPEIKAALERAEKFLSLAALASVVLAAAAIALAVRRFTQRHLDGCAVMRSLGASQQQLFYLYWYYFITLGVIASAIGCLIGFAAQQILAHWLIGIVDTALPWPSWLPALQGLLVGLVLLVGFALPPVLNLRSVPALRVLRRDIGLSNAHSLAGYLLGLITLSLLFIWKAQDLKLGLYIVTGFVAAIIIFGCFGWLLIKVLSGLRHQAGGAWRYGLASIHRRAISSVLQAVALGLGLMALLVLTLIQNDLIDDWHASLPPNAPNHFLVNIQADQVQSLQEFFQQYEIESPPMYPMVKGRLVKINGKNVSPKSYKDDLHAERHIRREFNLTWANELSSDNQIIQGSWWKVGTQEAELSIEEGIAKTIRVKLGDELTYDIAGSHFTARITSVRKVDWDTFRANFFVVVPPGLLNDYPASFVTSFYVPPAEISMIHELVRTYPNILVVDVAVVINQVQQMIQQVSQAIEFVFLFTLLGGFAVLYAAIAATQDERIYEAAIFRTLGAKREQLSRAWAAEFAILGGLAGLFASAGASALAYVISKHVLHFDYTFNPWIWVIGTLTGVIGVLVAGLLGTRSALSSPPLLTLRKIG, encoded by the coding sequence ATGAGTCATTTGAAATTGTCTTTCCGTATGTTATGTCGCGATTGGCGCGCAGGTGAGCTTAATGTTCTGGTGTTGGCATTGATCATTGCGGTGAGCGGTATGACCACGGTAGGTTTTTTTGCCGAGCGGGTGGAATTGGCCCTCACGCGTGAGAGTAATCAATTATTGGGCGCCGATTTACTGGTCATTTCGAGTCGGCCTTTGCCGGAGATGTATGCCGATGAGGCCAGTCGATTGGGGTTAACCATATCCTCGTTAACCAAGTTTCCCAGCTTGATTTCTGATGGTGAGAATAATTTGCTCACGGAAATTAAAGCGGTGACTGAGGGATATCCCTTACGCGGGCGTATACATCTGGCTAGCCGGTCGTCAATGTCGCGTGCAGAGCAACCAGAAATTACGATAGCCGACACTATACCGCAACCGGGTACTATTTGGGTGGATGAGAAAGTCATGACGCGACTCGATCTGAAAGCAAATGATGTGGTCGATGTCGGGGCGGCGCAACTAACCGTAACCGAACTGGTTGTACGCGAACCGGATCACTCGGTGGGATTCATCAATATGGGTGCACGCGCCATGATCAATGCATCCGATTTATCAGAAACGGATTTGATTCAAGAAGGCAGCCGTGTTTCGTATCAACTGCTGGTGGCAGGGGAAGTAAAAGCAGTGCAGCAATTTCGCGATTGGATAAAACCACAACTGACAAAAACACAAAGGGTGGAAGGCATTCGCGATGCGCGTCCCGAGATTAAAGCCGCGTTGGAACGTGCGGAAAAATTCTTAAGTCTGGCCGCATTGGCCAGTGTGGTTTTGGCAGCCGCAGCAATTGCATTAGCAGTGCGCCGGTTTACTCAGCGCCATTTGGATGGATGCGCTGTAATGCGCAGTCTGGGAGCCAGCCAGCAGCAACTATTTTATCTCTATTGGTATTATTTTATTACCCTGGGTGTTATTGCCAGCGCCATCGGCTGTTTGATAGGCTTTGCCGCGCAACAAATTCTGGCGCATTGGCTGATCGGTATCGTGGATACTGCATTGCCCTGGCCAAGTTGGTTGCCAGCGTTGCAAGGATTGCTGGTTGGCTTAGTGCTATTAGTAGGTTTTGCATTACCGCCGGTGCTGAATTTGCGTAGCGTTCCGGCGTTACGTGTGTTGCGTAGAGACATCGGCTTATCCAATGCACACAGTTTGGCAGGTTATTTACTGGGATTGATAACTTTATCGCTATTGTTTATTTGGAAAGCGCAGGATCTGAAGCTGGGTCTTTATATCGTGACGGGGTTTGTTGCAGCGATTATTATTTTTGGTTGCTTCGGTTGGTTGCTGATTAAGGTGCTTTCAGGTCTGCGTCATCAAGCCGGCGGTGCCTGGCGTTATGGTTTGGCCAGTATTCACCGTCGTGCGATTTCAAGCGTGTTGCAAGCCGTGGCTTTGGGATTGGGATTGATGGCATTACTTGTGCTGACTTTGATTCAGAATGACTTGATTGACGATTGGCACGCTAGCTTACCTCCTAATGCACCTAATCACTTCCTGGTAAATATACAAGCGGATCAAGTGCAATCGCTGCAAGAATTTTTTCAGCAATACGAGATAGAGTCGCCGCCGATGTATCCGATGGTCAAGGGGCGATTGGTCAAGATTAATGGTAAAAATGTGTCACCTAAGAGTTATAAGGATGATCTGCATGCCGAGAGGCACATACGGCGTGAATTCAATTTAACCTGGGCAAACGAACTTTCATCGGATAACCAGATCATTCAGGGCTCCTGGTGGAAAGTGGGCACCCAAGAGGCTGAACTGTCGATTGAAGAAGGCATAGCCAAAACCATTCGCGTGAAGTTGGGGGATGAATTGACTTATGATATTGCCGGGAGTCACTTCACAGCCAGGATTACCAGTGTAAGAAAAGTAGATTGGGACACTTTCCGGGCTAATTTTTTTGTTGTGGTGCCTCCGGGTTTGCTGAATGACTATCCGGCCAGTTTTGTCACCAGCTTTTATGTGCCGCCAGCAGAAATTTCCATGATTCACGAATTGGTCAGAACATACCCAAACATTCTGGTCGTTGATGTGGCTGTGGTTATCAATCAGGTACAGCAAATGATCCAGCAGGTTTCTCAAGCCATTGAATTTGTTTTTTTATTTACTTTGTTGGGAGGATTCGCCGTACTGTATGCAGCGATTGCCGCAACACAAGATGAGCGCATTTATGAAGCGGCCATTTTCAGAACACTGGGTGCCAAGCGGGAGCAGTTGTCACGCGCCTGGGCTGCCGAGTTTGCGATTCTGGGCGGATTGGCCGGCTTATTTGCATCTGCTGGTGCCAGCGCGCTTGCCTATGTCATCAGCAAGCATGTTTTGCATTTCGATTACACATTTAATCCGTGGATCTGGGTGATTGGCACATTGACAGGTGTGATCGGTGTTTTAGTGGCGGGTTTACTGGGTACGCGCTCGGCGCTATCCAGTCCGCCACTATTGACGTTACGCAAAATTGGTTAG
- a CDS encoding formate/nitrite transporter family protein: protein MAYVKPEEIVENMLQAGAKKAGLPVRQLLIRGFLAGAFLGYATTLAILTATQTGWGMAGALVFPVGFVMIVLLGLELATGNFALIPIAVKAQRTSLGRLFVNWTWVLIGNLIGSVAYAYLYCIVATKMGTIDPETIPALQRTIAIAETKTLEYAKLGFDGTITAFTSAILCNWMVTLGAVMAFTSSTTAGKIAAMWLPIMTFFGLGYEHAIVNMFVIPAGMWLGADITIADWWLWNGLPVIVGNLLGGMLFTGFMLYWSYGKGNQ, encoded by the coding sequence ATGGCGTATGTAAAACCGGAAGAGATTGTCGAAAACATGTTGCAGGCAGGTGCCAAAAAGGCGGGCCTGCCAGTCAGGCAATTGCTGATCCGTGGTTTTTTGGCAGGCGCCTTTCTCGGTTACGCCACTACATTGGCGATTCTGACAGCCACACAGACAGGCTGGGGCATGGCAGGTGCTCTGGTGTTTCCGGTGGGTTTTGTCATGATTGTGCTGCTCGGATTGGAATTGGCCACCGGCAATTTTGCGTTGATTCCAATTGCCGTCAAAGCCCAAAGAACTTCATTGGGGCGTTTGTTCGTCAACTGGACTTGGGTATTGATTGGTAACTTGATCGGCAGCGTTGCGTATGCTTATTTATATTGTATTGTGGCGACCAAAATGGGAACGATTGATCCGGAAACCATTCCCGCATTGCAACGAACTATCGCGATTGCCGAGACTAAAACGCTCGAATACGCCAAATTGGGTTTCGATGGCACGATCACGGCCTTTACCAGCGCGATATTATGTAACTGGATGGTGACGCTGGGTGCCGTGATGGCTTTCACGTCCAGCACCACCGCGGGAAAAATCGCCGCGATGTGGTTGCCGATTATGACCTTTTTCGGTCTCGGTTATGAACACGCCATCGTCAATATGTTCGTAATTCCCGCGGGCATGTGGCTGGGTGCGGATATTACTATCGCGGATTGGTGGTTATGGAACGGATTGCCGGTGATTGTAGGGAATCTATTGGGTGGAATGCTGTTTACCGGATTTATGTTGTATTGGAGTTATGGGAAAGGAAATCAGTAG
- a CDS encoding hemerythrin domain-containing protein: protein MPRAGALVPLSREHHSSLVTARAARKAAESNDMATCLAAVQHIEAHWQDVLVTHFAQEEALLQFAKDTLEPEIITRILTDHEELRSLACESCTLDPAMRLRRFGDLLAAHVRYEERVLFPQLQSHPAMIFAAEKSIQSIPRGKNGEFS from the coding sequence ATGCCCCGAGCTGGTGCTTTAGTTCCTTTATCACGTGAACATCATTCATCGTTGGTGACAGCACGTGCTGCCCGGAAAGCGGCGGAGAGTAATGACATGGCTACTTGCTTGGCGGCGGTGCAGCATATCGAAGCGCACTGGCAGGATGTGTTGGTAACGCATTTTGCTCAGGAAGAGGCGCTATTGCAGTTTGCCAAGGACACATTGGAACCTGAAATTATTACGCGCATTCTTACTGACCATGAAGAACTGCGCAGCCTGGCCTGTGAATCCTGTACGCTTGATCCCGCAATGCGTTTGCGCCGGTTTGGCGATTTACTGGCGGCGCATGTGCGGTATGAAGAGCGGGTGCTTTTCCCCCAATTACAGTCGCATCCGGCTATGATTTTTGCAGCCGAGAAATCAATCCAATCTATACCAAGAGGTAAAAATGGCGAATTTTCCTGA
- the phoB gene encoding phosphate regulon transcriptional regulator PhoB, whose product MAVTILIVEDELAIQELIALNLKKAGHMVLCAGDAAHAKLLINNVLPDLVLLDWMLPDITGLEFARSLRREERTKTIPIIMLTARIQENDKIAGLEAGADDYITKPFSPRELLARIKAVLRRRLPEMSDEIIDIGGLKLDPTTHRVHVYSEYDSAKLSEIILGPTEFRLLHFLMAYKERVHTRAQLLDRVWGDHVFIEDRTVDVHIRRLRKILETVGKENLVQTVRGTGYRFSVERSEESIG is encoded by the coding sequence ATGGCTGTAACAATACTGATTGTTGAAGATGAGCTTGCAATTCAGGAATTGATCGCGCTTAATTTAAAAAAGGCCGGTCATATGGTTTTATGTGCGGGAGACGCGGCACATGCAAAACTTCTGATCAACAATGTCTTACCCGATCTGGTATTGCTGGATTGGATGTTGCCTGATATTACCGGTTTAGAATTTGCACGCAGCTTAAGACGCGAAGAGCGCACCAAAACCATCCCGATCATCATGCTCACAGCCCGGATTCAAGAGAACGACAAAATTGCCGGGCTGGAAGCCGGTGCAGATGATTACATCACCAAACCATTTTCACCGCGAGAATTACTGGCCCGGATTAAAGCGGTATTGCGTCGCCGCCTGCCCGAAATGTCCGATGAAATTATCGACATTGGGGGCCTGAAACTGGATCCCACCACACACAGGGTTCACGTGTACTCCGAGTATGATTCTGCAAAGCTCTCAGAAATCATACTGGGCCCAACGGAATTTCGTTTGTTGCATTTTCTGATGGCGTATAAAGAACGTGTACATACGCGAGCCCAATTGCTGGATCGTGTCTGGGGCGATCATGTTTTTATCGAAGATCGGACCGTCGATGTGCATATCCGCAGACTACGCAAAATTCTTGAAACAGTCGGTAAAGAAAATCTGGTGCAAACCGTACGCGGGACAGGTTACCGGTTTTCTGTCGAACGCAGCGAAGAAAGCATAGGATAA
- a CDS encoding alpha-ketoglutarate-dependent dioxygenase AlkB: MLQPELHFVIWSLPAASGYQDKNERDFEAPIVSVSLGIQAIFLWGGLHRENKPMRVQLTHGDIMVWGGPARLHYHGVLPIKEACHPLTGTYRINLTFRKAT, encoded by the coding sequence ATATTACAACCAGAGCTCCATTTCGTCATATGGTCACTCCCGGCGGCTTCCGGATATCAGGACAAAAATGAGCGCGACTTTGAAGCTCCTATCGTCTCAGTTTCACTGGGAATTCAGGCCATTTTTCTGTGGGGCGGCTTACACCGGGAGAACAAGCCGATGCGAGTGCAACTGACGCATGGTGACATCATGGTATGGGGAGGACCGGCGAGGCTGCATTACCACGGTGTACTACCAATCAAGGAAGCCTGCCATCCATTAACAGGCACCTATCGAATCAATCTGACCTTCAGAAAAGCGACTTAG